A DNA window from Pyrus communis chromosome 3, drPyrComm1.1, whole genome shotgun sequence contains the following coding sequences:
- the LOC137728338 gene encoding uncharacterized protein codes for MAKGLVVKKLAIHFDSQLFTSQITEEYTAKHPKMAQYLEKAKAKPMMTTTQTDIERFIWRNIICQFGILHSIITDNSPQFVGKYLMKFFQKFGIKQYMSTPRYPQGNGQAESSNKTILDCFKKSLTDKKGKWPDKLPRCLWAYRTTKRQATGETSFSLAFGSKAIIHPNIIVPSISTLLPSIEQNSKEMTTSLDLAEEKRE; via the exons ATGGCAAAAGGTTTGGTGGTGAAGAAGCTTGCAATTCATTTCGATTCCCAGCTATTCACCAGCCAAATTACTGAGGAGTACACGGCGAAACATCCGAAGATGGCACAATACCTAGAGAAG GCAAAAGCAAAACCCATGATGACCACGACTCAGACGGACATAGAGcgcttcatatggaggaacatcatttgccaaTTTGGCATTCTTCATTCCATCATCACTGACAATAGCCCGCAATTCGTGGGCAAATATTTGatgaagttcttccaaaagtttGGCATCAAGCAGTACATGTCCACGCcgagatatcctcaaggcaatggGCAGGCCGAATCATCCAACAAGACGATTCTCGACTGCTTCAAGAAATCCCTCACcgataaaaagggaaaatggccagacaaACTCCCCAGATGTTTATGGGCGTACCGCACCACCAAAAGACAAGCGACAGGTGAGActtctttctctttggcatttggttcgaAAGCGATCATTCATCCCAACATCATCGTGCCAAGCATCAGCACTTTACTACCAAGCATTGAGCAGAATAGTAAGGAGATGACCACAAGtttagatctggcagaggagaaGCGTGAGTAG